A window of Gammaproteobacteria bacterium contains these coding sequences:
- the rsmI gene encoding 16S rRNA (cytidine(1402)-2'-O)-methyltransferase has protein sequence MANDCGRLYIVATPIGNLGDMSPRAVEILQTVALIAAEDTRHSAPLLRHFGIDTPMVAYHDHVERRLAPRLVRRLQAGESVALISDAGTPLVSDPGFHLVRAAREAGVEVVSVPGPSAVMAALSVAGLPTDRFVFEGFLPAKAGARRRVLEALRDEARTLVFFEAGRRLVECLGDMADIFGADRSLVLARELTKRFETVQSDTAAGLRDWVAARPEQGRGECVLVAGGAPPPKGDEIPAATLNVLNELAQALPASQAAALAARITGYKKNALYRHLLSNPPDDE, from the coding sequence ATGGCGAATGATTGCGGGCGCCTGTACATCGTCGCCACCCCCATCGGCAACCTCGGGGACATGAGTCCGCGGGCCGTTGAGATCTTGCAGACTGTGGCGCTGATCGCGGCCGAGGACACCCGCCACAGCGCCCCCCTGCTGCGCCATTTCGGCATCGACACGCCCATGGTGGCCTATCATGATCATGTGGAGCGCCGGCTTGCGCCCCGTTTGGTCCGGCGCCTGCAGGCGGGGGAATCGGTGGCCCTCATCAGCGACGCCGGCACGCCGCTGGTCAGCGATCCCGGTTTCCATCTGGTGCGGGCGGCGCGGGAGGCCGGGGTGGAAGTGGTTTCCGTTCCCGGCCCCAGCGCTGTGATGGCTGCCCTCTCGGTGGCGGGTCTGCCCACTGATCGCTTTGTGTTCGAAGGCTTTTTACCCGCCAAAGCCGGTGCCCGCCGGCGCGTTTTGGAGGCTTTGCGGGACGAAGCCCGCACGCTGGTGTTTTTTGAAGCGGGGCGGCGCTTGGTGGAATGTTTGGGGGACATGGCCGACATTTTTGGCGCGGACCGGTCGCTCGTGCTCGCCCGGGAACTCACCAAGCGCTTCGAAACCGTGCAAAGCGACACTGCAGCGGGCTTGCGCGATTGGGTGGCGGCCCGGCCCGAGCAAGGCAGGGGCGAGTGCGTGTTGGTGGCAGGTGGCGCGCCGCCGCCCAAAGGCGATGAAATCCCTGCCGCCACGCTGAACGTGCTGAATGAGTTGGCCCAAGCCCTGCCCGCCAGCCAGGCCGCCGCCCTGGCGGCCAGAATCACCGGTTACAAAAAGAACGCGCTTTACCGTCACCTGTTGTCCAATCCCCCAGATGACGAATAA